In the Staphylococcus sp. IVB6240 genome, one interval contains:
- a CDS encoding Na+/H+ antiporter subunit E: MRQIGLNMMIAILWVLFQDEDAFRFPTFFFGYLIGLIIIYLLHKFFGQEFYPKKIWVSFKFLMIYLYQLFTSTFSIANYVLFRTNKMAPGLVRYETKLESDWAITFLTIMIIITPGSTIIRVNRDPNLFLIHAIDLTDKERKSLLKSIKQYEALILEVTK, from the coding sequence ATGAGACAAATTGGTTTGAATATGATGATCGCTATTTTATGGGTACTATTTCAAGATGAAGATGCCTTTCGTTTTCCTACATTTTTCTTTGGCTATTTAATTGGTTTAATTATCATTTATTTATTGCATAAGTTCTTCGGGCAAGAATTTTATCCGAAAAAAATCTGGGTATCATTTAAATTTTTGATGATTTATTTGTATCAATTGTTTACATCAACATTTTCGATTGCAAACTACGTCTTGTTTCGAACAAATAAAATGGCTCCTGGCCTTGTCCGTTATGAAACAAAACTCGAATCAGATTGGGCCATTACCTTCTTGACAATTATGATTATTATTACGCCAGGATCAACAATCATCCGGGTGAATAGAGATCCGAATCTATTTTTAATTCATGCGATTGATTTAACAGATAAAGAGCGTAAAAGTTTATTGAAGAGTATCAAACAATATGAAGCACTTATTTTGGAGGTGACGAAATGA
- a CDS encoding DUF4040 family protein produces the protein MLIGLLISLLVVMLLLLIMMKWQTKQLPGYIALIAPLIASGVFLYHIPKVLNQHYVTEIYQWLPAYDINLVLRLDGLSLFFGLLISLIGVAVFFYATQYLSYEHDDLPRFFTYLILFMFSIIGIVLSNNTIILYVFWELTSVSSFLLISYWYDRTESQKGAMTSFMVTVLGGLAMFVGFMMLYVVTGTNTITKQIAMREEIATHPLFIPIIVMLLLGAFTKSAQFPFHFWLPRAMAAPTPVSAYLHSATMVKAGIFLLMRFTPILGYSDFYTYSVTFVGLITMIYGSYTAIRQSDLKGILAYSTISQLGMIMSMVGLGGGIAKATDSVMLEAYAYILFAAIFHLFNHALFKATLFMGVGLIDHEMGTRDIRYLGGLRRYLPLTMIAMFAASLSMAGVPLLNGFISKEMFFEGLIHANELSAFNSILTFIIVSIGFIASIFTFIYALNMIKVTFFGKAQSKQHVHEPKLFILPAVVLALLLPIVFIVPDWVGTNLIQPAFSSVVVNEETATLAPHLAIWHGFNAPLMMSLIIIVVGTFIVLRVDLKKYLIVEPKKWTIPKLLERSGQSLETHSGWGLRTLMNNRLNYYIVITFVFYFAINLYGLYRVGVPELYRIDVTDYHLFHVLLLLTIILIGIALIFIRQRLTMVILTGGIGYAVALFFILMRAPDLALTQLVTETITTVLFIVSFSRLPNIPRGQFDLKRETVKITISLMTALTVVGLVFMIQQADALETISVYYHDAYEKSGGKNIVNAILGDFRALDTMAEGIVLVIAGFGIYTLLNFKDRRGQDERE, from the coding sequence ATGCTGATTGGCTTACTCATTTCATTATTAGTAGTTATGTTACTTTTACTCATAATGATGAAATGGCAAACGAAGCAATTACCAGGCTATATTGCATTAATTGCACCGTTGATTGCTTCAGGGGTTTTTCTATACCATATTCCCAAAGTGTTGAACCAGCACTATGTAACTGAAATATATCAATGGTTGCCAGCGTATGACATTAACTTAGTGCTACGGTTAGATGGTTTAAGTTTGTTCTTCGGGCTACTTATTTCTCTGATTGGTGTGGCAGTATTTTTCTATGCAACACAGTATCTATCTTATGAACATGATGATTTACCTCGATTTTTTACCTATCTTATCTTGTTTATGTTCAGTATAATCGGAATTGTCTTATCAAATAATACAATCATATTGTATGTTTTCTGGGAATTGACGAGTGTTTCTTCATTTCTACTCATCAGTTACTGGTATGACCGTACAGAAAGCCAAAAGGGCGCCATGACATCATTTATGGTAACGGTTCTAGGCGGTTTGGCAATGTTTGTTGGTTTTATGATGTTGTATGTTGTTACAGGAACGAACACAATCACTAAACAGATTGCGATGCGTGAAGAAATTGCAACACATCCACTATTTATTCCAATTATTGTGATGCTATTATTAGGTGCTTTTACAAAGTCAGCACAATTTCCATTTCATTTTTGGTTGCCAAGAGCGATGGCAGCACCGACACCTGTCAGTGCCTATCTACATTCAGCAACAATGGTTAAAGCAGGTATTTTCCTATTAATGCGCTTTACACCTATTTTAGGATATAGCGACTTTTATACGTATAGTGTGACTTTTGTTGGTTTAATTACCATGATTTATGGATCATATACAGCCATTCGTCAAAGTGATTTAAAAGGAATTCTTGCATATTCAACGATTAGTCAGCTCGGTATGATTATGTCCATGGTGGGTCTTGGTGGAGGTATTGCAAAAGCAACGGACAGTGTGATGCTTGAAGCGTATGCTTATATTTTATTTGCTGCCATCTTCCATTTATTTAATCATGCACTATTCAAAGCAACACTTTTTATGGGCGTTGGGTTGATTGATCATGAAATGGGAACACGTGATATTCGTTATTTAGGTGGTTTACGTCGCTATCTCCCATTAACAATGATAGCGATGTTTGCAGCCTCATTATCAATGGCGGGTGTACCACTTTTAAATGGTTTTATCAGTAAAGAAATGTTTTTTGAGGGCTTAATTCATGCGAATGAATTATCAGCATTTAACTCAATTTTAACATTTATCATTGTGAGTATTGGTTTTATCGCCAGTATTTTCACCTTCATCTACGCTTTAAATATGATTAAAGTCACGTTCTTTGGCAAAGCACAGAGCAAACAACATGTACATGAACCCAAATTATTTATTTTACCAGCGGTGGTATTAGCACTGTTATTACCCATTGTGTTTATCGTACCGGATTGGGTTGGAACGAACTTGATTCAGCCAGCGTTTTCAAGTGTCGTAGTAAATGAAGAAACAGCGACCTTGGCACCACATCTTGCAATTTGGCACGGTTTTAATGCACCGTTGATGATGAGTTTAATCATTATTGTAGTAGGGACATTCATTGTATTACGTGTTGATTTGAAGAAATACTTGATTGTTGAACCGAAAAAATGGACGATTCCAAAGCTACTTGAACGTTCTGGTCAGTCTCTTGAAACCCACTCTGGTTGGGGACTGCGTACATTAATGAACAATCGATTGAATTATTATATTGTCATTACGTTTGTTTTTTACTTTGCGATTAATCTATACGGTTTATATCGTGTGGGAGTACCAGAGTTGTATCGCATTGATGTGACAGATTATCATCTGTTTCACGTATTACTGTTGTTGACGATTATTCTTATCGGAATTGCATTGATTTTTATCCGTCAGCGTTTAACGATGGTCATTTTAACAGGGGGTATTGGATATGCTGTCGCATTGTTCTTTATCTTAATGCGTGCACCAGACTTAGCACTTACACAACTTGTAACAGAGACGATTACGACAGTACTCTTTATTGTAAGTTTTTCACGACTTCCAAATATTCCACGTGGTCAGTTTGATTTGAAACGTGAAACGGTAAAAATTACTATCTCACTGATGACAGCACTCACAGTCGTTGGACTTGTTTTCATGATTCAACAAGCAGATGCACTAGAGACAATCTCTGTATACTATCATGATGCTTATGAAAAATCTGGTGGTAAAAATATTGTAAATGCTATTCTGGGTGACTTCCGAGCACTTGATACGATGGCAGAAGGCATTGTGCTTGTTATTGCTGGTTTCGGTATTTATACATTACTAAACTTTAAAGATAGGAGAGGTCAAGATGAAAGAGAATGA
- the sarA gene encoding global transcriptional regulator SarA, translated as MTVSKIKNCFELLSMVTYADKLKTMIKKEFHMTFEEFAVLTHLSHKIEAEYFLKDIIKNLNYKQPQVVKAVKNLSQDGYFSKRRNEHDERTVIILVDDNQRKKIDTLLDQVNTKIKEANIKPN; from the coding sequence ATGACTGTATCAAAAATTAAAAATTGTTTTGAACTTTTATCCATGGTAACTTATGCGGATAAATTAAAAACTATGATTAAAAAAGAATTCCATATGACATTTGAAGAATTTGCAGTATTAACTCATTTAAGTCATAAAATTGAAGCTGAGTATTTCTTAAAAGATATCATCAAAAATCTTAATTATAAGCAACCACAAGTAGTAAAAGCGGTTAAGAACCTCTCTCAGGATGGTTACTTTAGTAAAAGACGTAACGAACATGATGAGCGTACTGTAATTATTTTAGTTGATGATAATCAGCGTAAAAAAATTGATACACTTTTAGATCAAGTGAACACAAAAATTAAAGAAGCAAATATTAAACCAAATTAA
- a CDS encoding metal ABC transporter substrate-binding protein, with the protein MIKRILTLCIIALVLTACSFNSNQSHDKVKVVATNSILADMVKNIAGDKAEVHSIVPVGQDPHEYEVKPKDIQALTDADVVVYNGFNLESGNGWFEKALKQADKSLDDASVVRASKSVKPIYLKQGDKSEEMIDPHAWLSIKNGIQYAKNIQQALIKSDDAHKDDYKKQGDAYIKKLETLSEKSQDKFQDIPKNQRAMITSEGAFKYFAQQYDITPGYIWEINTENQGTPQQMKQAIDFVKQHHIKNLLLETSVSDKSMKSLGEETNAEIFGTVYTDSIGKKGSDGDSYYKMMESNIDTIHQSMVQNNK; encoded by the coding sequence ATGATTAAAAGAATACTTACGTTATGTATTATCGCACTCGTATTAACTGCATGTAGTTTTAACAGTAATCAATCACACGATAAGGTGAAAGTTGTCGCAACAAACTCTATTTTAGCGGATATGGTTAAAAATATTGCTGGTGATAAAGCAGAAGTACACAGTATCGTCCCAGTCGGTCAAGACCCACACGAATATGAAGTAAAACCAAAAGACATTCAAGCGTTAACGGATGCTGATGTCGTTGTCTATAATGGTTTCAATCTAGAAAGTGGAAACGGTTGGTTTGAAAAAGCATTAAAACAAGCTGATAAGTCACTTGATGATGCATCTGTTGTACGTGCCTCTAAATCTGTGAAACCAATCTATTTAAAACAAGGCGATAAATCTGAAGAAATGATTGACCCACATGCTTGGTTGAGTATTAAAAATGGGATTCAATACGCTAAAAATATTCAACAAGCACTCATCAAATCAGATGACGCCCATAAAGATGATTACAAAAAACAAGGCGATGCATATATCAAAAAATTAGAAACACTCAGTGAAAAGAGTCAGGATAAGTTCCAAGACATCCCTAAAAATCAACGTGCGATGATCACAAGTGAAGGTGCATTTAAATACTTCGCACAACAATATGACATCACACCTGGTTACATTTGGGAAATCAATACAGAAAACCAAGGAACACCACAACAAATGAAACAAGCCATTGATTTTGTGAAACAACACCACATCAAAAACTTACTTCTTGAAACAAGTGTTAGTGATAAAAGTATGAAGAGTCTCGGCGAAGAAACAAATGCCGAAATCTTTGGTACTGTTTATACAGATTCTATTGGTAAAAAAGGTAGCGATGGTGATTCGTATTATAAAATGATGGAAAGTAACATTGATACCATTCACCAAAGCATGGTTCAAAACAACAAATAA
- a CDS encoding DUF2922 domain-containing protein, with the protein MNNKTLDITFDTVQQKPVRLSLANIQQKIVKEVVSSQAENIAKLNILSTPSLQVTHAKTAQLIDKTVTILF; encoded by the coding sequence ATGAACAACAAAACTTTAGATATCACATTTGATACAGTTCAGCAAAAGCCCGTCCGTCTCTCTTTGGCAAATATCCAGCAAAAGATAGTGAAAGAAGTCGTATCATCACAAGCTGAAAACATTGCAAAATTAAATATTTTATCAACACCGAGCTTACAAGTTACACATGCTAAAACAGCACAACTTATCGACAAAACTGTTACAATTCTCTTCTAA
- a CDS encoding tyrosine-type recombinase/integrase, translating to MKCVDPIKNHEDIKRMYAFLKAQSQRDYLLFKFAIHTGIKLNELLNLTVLDVLQGKHAMITHWDVCCSQEIRVVLPEVLRQELMDYIETEGLAFEDLLFQSKRTKKGLSRQQAYRIVHSAAQELGIPHVGLTTLRKTFAYHTYRSGVSISIIQKYLGHQTAQETRKFIGVSKEDAHTNIVLNL from the coding sequence ATGAAATGTGTAGATCCAATTAAAAATCATGAAGATATAAAAAGAATGTATGCTTTCTTAAAAGCACAGTCACAAAGAGATTATTTACTGTTTAAATTTGCGATACATACGGGTATAAAACTGAATGAATTACTCAATTTGACTGTTTTAGATGTGTTGCAAGGAAAGCATGCAATGATTACACATTGGGACGTTTGTTGTTCCCAAGAGATTCGTGTTGTCTTGCCAGAAGTGCTAAGGCAAGAGTTGATGGATTACATTGAAACTGAAGGGCTGGCATTTGAGGATCTATTGTTCCAATCTAAAAGAACTAAAAAGGGCTTAAGTCGTCAACAAGCGTATCGTATTGTACATTCAGCAGCCCAAGAATTAGGTATCCCCCATGTTGGATTAACAACCTTACGTAAAACATTTGCTTATCATACATATCGTTCAGGTGTGTCTATTTCAATTATTCAAAAATATTTAGGACATCAAACAGCACAAGAAACGAGAAAGTTTATTGGCGTATCTAAAGAGGATGCCCATACGAATATTGTGCTTAATTTATAA
- a CDS encoding metal ABC transporter permease: MSFIQHLFEYQFLSRAMLTAVLVGIVCGVVGCIIILRGLSLMGDAMSHAVLPGVALSFLFNIPMFIGALITGMLSSVLIGYISDSSKTKKDAAIGITFTAFLASGIILISLIHSATDLYHILFGNILAITQSAFYTTLFVSVIVLSLIVILYRPLKISTLDPVFSRMSGLNTKLLHYFVMLLLALVIVASVQTVGVILVVALLVTPASTAYLITNKLSTMMLTSSLFSVISATLGIYLSFKFNLPSGAVIVLIATLLYAITFIFAKLIQSHHKGAYQTT; this comes from the coding sequence ATGTCATTCATCCAACATCTCTTTGAGTATCAATTTCTATCACGTGCTATGTTGACTGCTGTACTTGTTGGCATCGTATGTGGTGTTGTCGGATGTATTATCATCCTTCGTGGCTTATCACTAATGGGTGATGCGATGAGTCATGCTGTGTTACCAGGTGTCGCGCTCTCTTTTCTATTCAACATTCCAATGTTCATTGGTGCACTCATTACAGGCATGTTGAGTAGTGTGTTAATTGGATATATTTCTGACAGTTCTAAAACTAAAAAAGATGCTGCCATTGGTATTACATTTACTGCCTTTTTAGCATCAGGGATCATTCTAATAAGTTTGATTCACAGTGCAACAGATTTATATCACATATTATTTGGTAACATTTTGGCAATTACACAATCTGCATTTTATACAACTTTATTTGTGAGTGTGATTGTCTTATCACTCATCGTCATCTTATATCGTCCACTCAAAATTTCAACACTCGACCCTGTTTTCAGTCGAATGAGTGGATTAAATACTAAATTGCTGCACTACTTTGTCATGCTTTTATTAGCACTTGTCATTGTCGCAAGCGTCCAAACAGTAGGTGTCATTCTCGTTGTTGCACTGCTTGTGACACCCGCATCAACTGCTTATCTTATTACGAATAAGCTTTCAACAATGATGCTGACATCTTCTCTTTTTAGTGTGATCAGTGCCACATTAGGTATTTATTTAAGCTTTAAATTTAATTTGCCAAGTGGTGCAGTGATTGTGCTTATTGCAACATTGCTGTATGCCATCACATTTATTTTTGCAAAACTCATTCAATCTCATCATAAAGGAGCGTATCAAACAACATGA
- a CDS encoding Na+/H+ antiporter subunit D, whose amino-acid sequence MNDNLLALPLLLPLVGALLVGMFNKQVKLARRFSLLILFSGFIVSLYMLIYVMRYKPIVLDFSGWPAPFGIQYVGDALSLLLVTTTFFVVWSIVMFGFGRGEKRASRYYLPTFILFLTTGVIGSFLTSDVFHLYVMFEIMLLASFVLVTLGQSVEQLRASIIYVVLNVIGSWIFLVGISLLYRQVGTLNFTHIAIRIQEMDDPTAIHLVAMSFIVAFGSKAVLVLFMWLPKAYAVLNTELAALFASLMTKVGAYALIRFFTLIFNQSGNVVEPLLVFMVCITMVIGAVGTIAYKDIKKIAAYQVILSIGFVIFGLGTNTVEGINGAIFYLMNDMVVKALLFLVIGIIVYTTGYRQYRHLKGLAKKEPWLGVAFVVVTLAIGGVPPFSGFPGKLLIFLGAVEHQHYIGLTLMIITSLVAMFSLFRVFFHMYTGNDVKGAVIEYKPIKPVRKHIIMFLTVVTLLLGLMAPPIIQVTDLATKMNMDVQMYEKMVNPDLRGGH is encoded by the coding sequence ATGAATGATAACTTATTAGCCTTACCACTTCTCTTACCACTTGTTGGGGCATTACTCGTTGGTATGTTCAATAAACAAGTGAAACTAGCACGTCGTTTTTCATTGCTCATATTGTTTTCTGGCTTTATTGTATCGCTTTACATGCTTATCTATGTGATGCGCTATAAACCGATCGTATTGGACTTCTCAGGTTGGCCAGCGCCATTTGGTATTCAATATGTTGGAGATGCTTTAAGTTTATTACTTGTAACGACCACTTTCTTTGTTGTCTGGTCCATTGTTATGTTTGGATTTGGTCGTGGTGAAAAGCGTGCGAGTCGTTATTACTTGCCAACATTTATCCTCTTTCTAACGACAGGAGTTATTGGGTCGTTTTTAACGTCTGATGTATTCCATCTTTACGTGATGTTTGAGATTATGCTTCTCGCATCATTTGTATTAGTAACACTGGGGCAATCCGTTGAACAATTGCGTGCAAGCATTATCTATGTCGTACTGAACGTCATTGGATCATGGATATTTCTCGTTGGTATTAGCTTATTGTATCGACAAGTTGGGACGTTAAACTTTACACACATTGCGATACGTATTCAAGAAATGGATGATCCCACAGCTATTCATTTAGTCGCAATGTCATTCATTGTTGCTTTTGGATCTAAGGCAGTACTGGTACTATTCATGTGGCTTCCTAAAGCATATGCCGTATTAAATACCGAACTTGCAGCATTGTTTGCATCACTCATGACAAAAGTAGGTGCCTATGCACTGATTCGTTTCTTCACATTAATTTTTAACCAAAGCGGAAATGTTGTTGAACCATTGCTTGTCTTTATGGTATGTATCACGATGGTCATTGGAGCCGTCGGAACAATCGCGTATAAAGATATTAAAAAAATAGCAGCATACCAAGTCATTTTATCTATCGGTTTTGTGATCTTTGGTCTAGGAACAAATACAGTTGAAGGGATTAATGGTGCGATCTTCTATCTGATGAATGATATGGTAGTAAAAGCCCTTTTATTCTTAGTCATTGGGATTATTGTTTATACAACAGGATATCGCCAATATCGTCATTTGAAAGGTTTAGCTAAAAAAGAACCATGGCTTGGTGTTGCTTTTGTCGTTGTAACATTAGCGATTGGTGGGGTACCACCATTTAGTGGATTTCCCGGGAAATTATTAATTTTCCTTGGTGCTGTTGAACATCAACATTATATTGGACTTACGTTGATGATTATCACAAGTTTAGTTGCAATGTTTAGCCTTTTCCGTGTTTTCTTCCATATGTATACTGGTAACGATGTAAAAGGCGCGGTTATTGAATATAAACCAATCAAGCCTGTAAGAAAACATATTATTATGTTTTTAACAGTTGTGACGCTACTACTTGGTTTGATGGCACCACCTATTATTCAAGTGACGGATTTAGCTACAAAGATGAATATGGATGTACAAATGTATGAAAAAATGGTCAATCCGGACTTACGAGGGGGTCATTAG
- a CDS encoding Na+/H+ antiporter subunit G produces MATINEIIKLFAAIMVFGGSLIALISAIGVVRFRDVFLRIHAATKASTAAVLLTLVGVFIYFIFSQGYVGVRTLLALVFINITSPVGGHLVSRAAYRTGAYMYQKDANTGDADLNQDDIDEEQKRQIRIEKRAKRRKKIYSRLDKE; encoded by the coding sequence ATGGCAACAATAAACGAAATCATTAAGTTATTTGCAGCCATTATGGTATTTGGAGGCAGCTTGATCGCGCTGATTAGTGCGATTGGTGTAGTACGATTTAGAGATGTCTTTTTACGCATTCATGCCGCAACAAAAGCATCAACAGCAGCCGTACTATTAACATTAGTAGGGGTATTTATTTACTTTATCTTCTCCCAAGGGTATGTGGGTGTACGAACATTATTAGCATTGGTGTTTATTAATATTACATCGCCAGTAGGGGGGCACCTTGTATCACGTGCGGCTTATCGCACAGGTGCATATATGTATCAGAAAGATGCGAACACAGGAGATGCTGACCTAAATCAAGATGATATTGATGAAGAACAGAAACGTCAAATACGTATTGAAAAGCGTGCAAAACGACGTAAAAAGATCTATTCAAGACTCGATAAAGAATAG
- the mnhC2 gene encoding Na+/H+ antiporter Mnh2 subunit C, which translates to MNIILLIVIGFLVFIGTYMVLSRNLIRIVIGIAIYTYAGNIIIMSMGEYTVDKKEPLIVSGYENYVDPLLQAIVLTAIVIGFAITAFLLVLVYRTFKVTKEHEIDVLTRGEDDE; encoded by the coding sequence ATGAATATTATTTTACTTATCGTTATTGGCTTTTTAGTATTCATTGGTACTTATATGGTGCTCTCTCGTAATTTGATACGAATTGTGATTGGTATTGCGATTTATACGTATGCCGGCAACATTATTATCATGAGTATGGGTGAGTATACTGTTGATAAAAAAGAACCATTGATTGTGTCAGGATATGAGAATTATGTGGATCCACTGTTACAAGCGATTGTATTAACGGCAATTGTTATCGGCTTTGCGATTACCGCATTTCTACTCGTACTGGTATACCGTACTTTTAAAGTAACGAAAGAACATGAGATTGATGTGTTAACGCGAGGTGAAGACGATGAATGA
- a CDS encoding DUF1659 domain-containing protein — protein sequence MNTKQISLILTQNIITSEGKVSKTTRKINQLNPDANNDDLRSFASIIETLTGEKYDQVEVVKTSTINM from the coding sequence ATGAATACAAAACAAATTTCACTCATTTTGACACAGAACATCATCACTTCAGAAGGAAAAGTAAGTAAAACAACGCGTAAAATTAATCAATTAAATCCAGATGCAAATAACGACGATTTACGTAGCTTTGCTTCAATCATTGAGACTTTAACCGGAGAAAAATATGACCAAGTTGAAGTCGTCAAAACATCTACTATTAATATGTAA
- a CDS encoding monovalent cation/H+ antiporter subunit B, with the protein MKENDLVLRTVTHVVVFIILTFGLYLFFAGHNNPGGGFIAGLVLSSAFILMFLAYDVAQVLEALPIDFRLLSLVGALISIGTAVAPVFFGKNILYQHDWYVDFPYFGEVHLSTITLFEFGILLIVVGTVVTTILSLSGGRS; encoded by the coding sequence ATGAAAGAGAATGATTTAGTATTAAGAACCGTAACGCATGTTGTTGTATTTATCATTTTAACGTTTGGCCTCTATCTATTCTTTGCGGGTCATAATAATCCTGGTGGTGGTTTTATTGCCGGATTAGTACTGAGCTCGGCATTTATTTTAATGTTTTTAGCTTATGATGTGGCCCAAGTTTTAGAGGCACTACCGATTGACTTCCGTCTTTTAAGTCTTGTCGGAGCATTAATATCCATCGGTACGGCGGTTGCACCTGTATTTTTTGGTAAGAATATTCTATATCAGCATGATTGGTATGTAGACTTCCCATATTTTGGAGAGGTACACTTATCAACAATTACGCTATTTGAATTTGGTATTTTACTTATCGTTGTCGGTACAGTTGTGACAACAATTTTATCATTGAGTGGAGGGCGATCATGA
- a CDS encoding DMT family transporter gives MLFSLILLGLVAGAVIPFQTSINTRLSYYTQSTFYASTISFFVGTLCLMILIVSLSPHILSINYWQTLTIDETWFIGGIMGVLFLTGNLLLLPKIGASLTVISTITGQIMMGCLIDTFGWFHISPQPFTFIKALGLCLLLFGIVLMNIQRRHTMLKQSNDSLILWIVAGLLFGCAPPIQAATNSALGQNVNSPFLAALISFTVGTITLFMITAICHRKFRIKRIHKEYGSLRWWYFIGGALGVLFVTTIIILTAYIGVTYTLVATMIGQILASLIIDHFGLLGIPSRKISPQRIMGLIIILFAVVIIHFAP, from the coding sequence ATGCTTTTTTCACTAATATTGTTAGGTTTAGTTGCAGGAGCCGTGATCCCTTTTCAAACTTCTATCAACACTAGACTTAGCTATTATACACAGTCTACATTCTATGCCTCTACCATATCATTTTTTGTTGGTACGTTGTGTTTAATGATACTCATCGTTAGTTTATCTCCACATATTCTCTCAATAAATTATTGGCAGACACTCACTATAGATGAAACATGGTTCATTGGTGGCATCATGGGCGTACTCTTTTTAACAGGCAATTTACTCTTATTACCTAAAATCGGGGCTTCATTGACAGTTATCTCAACAATTACAGGGCAAATCATGATGGGATGCTTGATAGATACTTTTGGTTGGTTCCATATCTCTCCACAACCTTTTACATTTATTAAAGCATTGGGGTTATGTCTGCTTCTTTTTGGAATTGTTCTAATGAATATACAGAGGCGTCACACCATGCTAAAACAATCTAATGATTCACTTATTTTATGGATTGTTGCTGGATTATTATTTGGCTGTGCGCCTCCTATACAAGCTGCTACGAATAGTGCATTAGGTCAAAACGTGAATTCTCCCTTTTTAGCAGCCTTAATCTCATTCACTGTCGGTACAATCACATTATTTATGATTACTGCCATATGTCATAGAAAATTCCGTATTAAACGTATCCACAAAGAATATGGTTCACTGAGATGGTGGTATTTTATCGGAGGCGCATTAGGTGTTTTATTTGTCACAACAATCATTATTTTAACCGCATATATCGGCGTAACTTACACATTAGTCGCAACGATGATAGGACAAATTCTTGCCAGTCTTATAATTGATCACTTTGGATTATTGGGAATCCCATCACGTAAAATAAGTCCACAACGCATCATGGGACTCATCATTATTTTATTTGCCGTTGTAATCATTCATTTTGCTCCCTAA
- a CDS encoding monovalent cation/H+ antiporter complex subunit F has translation MISAWTEFFLTAALVLFAVSLVVALFRLIKGPTTADRVVAFDAISAIVMCIVGVLSLLFNTVSFLDSVLLIAIISFLSSITISRFIEGGNVFNGNNKRNH, from the coding sequence ATGATTTCAGCATGGACAGAATTTTTCTTAACAGCTGCTCTCGTACTATTTGCTGTATCTCTTGTTGTAGCATTATTTCGTCTCATTAAAGGACCTACTACTGCAGATAGGGTCGTTGCCTTCGATGCAATCAGTGCGATTGTCATGTGTATTGTAGGGGTACTGAGCTTATTGTTTAATACTGTCTCATTCTTAGATTCAGTACTTTTAATTGCGATTATTTCGTTCCTAAGTTCCATAACGATTTCTCGCTTTATTGAAGGGGGGAATGTGTTTAATGGCAACAATAAACGAAATCATTAA